The sequence TTCAACGTAATGCTGACATTTCATTAACGAAGCAAATATACCATTCTATTCGCGATCATATTCGTTCCGATCTCTTAGAAGAAGAATTACAATTACCTTCTGTACGCGAACTCTCAAAACAGCTTGGGGTAAGTTTAGTTACTGTAGTAAAGGCCTATCAAAAGCTAGAACAAGAGGGATTTATCACGTCTGTACAAGGGAAAGGAACGTTTATAAGAAAGAGAAAAATGGAAGAAACAGAAAGAAAAGAACGAACCAGTTCATACGATTGGCAACTTTCCGTTCAAGATTATTTACCAAGGTCTCAATTTGCTCGTTTTCATCAAGTCCCTGAACGAATTCACCTTTCATCTTCTATGATAGATCCTGGACTGCTACCTAATCGATACTTAGAGCAAGAAATTCACAGGATGCTTTCTGAAAACCAAAAAGTTCTCTCACAGTACGGCGTGATCCAAGGAGATAAAGCGCTTAGGCAGGCAATGGTTGAGTATTTACAAAAGATGGACCTGCCAATTTCTCCTGATAATATTTTAGTAACAAGTGGTTCACAACAAGGAATTGACCTCATTGCTCGTACCTTTGTTGGACCTGGTGATGTAGTAGTCATGGAAGCTCCTACTTACCCAGGAGCTATTGATGTATTTCGAGGGAGAGGTGCGACCATTCTTACCGTTCCTGTTGACAGCGATGGGATGAGAGTCGATTTACTTCAGAATTTATGTGATAAATATAAACCAAAAATCATCTATACGGTCCCTACGTTTCACAATCCAACAGGTGCTATAATGCCCATAAAACGCCGCAGACAAATTCTTGAGATTGCTAAAAGTACGCAGTGTTTAGTAATTGAGGATGATCCATGTAGTGAAATCTATTTTGAAAGAAAGCCTCCAGCACCAATGAAAAGTCTGGACAAAGAGGGTCATGTCATTTACTTGAAAGGTTTAAGCAAAGTATTAGCTCCAGGTTGTAGAATTGGAATATTAGCTGCTTCAGGTTCTATATTTAAACGCCTATTAGCTGCCAAGGCTAACGCAGACTTAGGCAGTCCTTTACTAACACAAAAAGCCATCACTCCATTTATTACTTCAAAGAGAATGATTGATCATCTTAAAAAGCTAAGAACAGCTCTAAGGATACGACGTGATCTAGTTTTGGAGATCTTGTCACAACATGCCCCTGAAGGAGTAACTTGGTTTATACCAAAGGGAGGATTAAACGTATGGATTACTCTTCCTTCCTGGATTAATACGGATCACCTCTTATTAGAAGCAAAGAAAGAGCAAATCACTTTTTTACCTGGGTCAGCCTGTTACCCCACAGAGCAAGAAAATCATCATTTACGAATAAGTTTCTCTTATATGAATGAGCAACAATTAGAACAAGGTGTGACAACCATTTGTAACATCCTTCAACCAGCTATTGACTCAAAAATTAAACAAGAAAACTCGCCACATTTTTAAAAAGAAATGCTATGTTAATAAGTAATACCCCATTTTAAAAAATGGGGTTAATTTCGTTCAAATATTCCCGTGACTTCTTCAATAAACCTCGTTACTTTAAGTACACCTTTTCACAATCTCTTATCTATCTTAACATAAATATCCATTTTTTTATAACAAGATAACTACAAACGACCGTTTTTGGTTACGATGAGTGGACTTCTCTAAAAACTTCAAAAACTACTTAAAAGGTATAACCAAAAATATAACCAAAATCAAAAGACCAATATAAACATTCTTAACCCCTTTTTGGTATAGTTAATATGTATGGGTGGCTTTTGTTCAATAACTCCAATATCTATAAGAGCCAAAATATACATTGTTTTATTCATTAAACTGTATATTTCGGGACTTTGTTATTTACCTTCACCTAAAAATTTAGGGCCATGATTAACAGATACCTTTTATAAGAGGCTGCAATTCACTATAAAACAGGTATAAAATCTTGTATATTTCTGATCGTTGTAAATCCTCATTTTTCTGACGGGACCCCTTTTACAGTCCGAAAAGTGTAGGAATATTAAGTTTTGTTCATCATTAAGTTTTGTTCATCGCCCAAATCGAGGTGTATCAACAGCTAAAAGGTTTTATCCCCTAAAAGACTATCCTATACTGGTGGGGTCTCGAATGCTTATAATATTACTCCACAAGATAGTACGCTTAACCGACACGGGGACCAAGCATACATGGAGGACTCAATCCGAAAAGCTGGTGGGGCAACCAATTTTGAAGCAACTATTACTTATCCGGATACGGAAACGCAGATTCCTTCTCATTATAAGTACACTTACACTTTGAAAGGGAATAAGATTGTAGATGAGTTTGATAATGGCAACCCTGACGAAGTAAACGAATCACTTGGATTGACCGGAAATAAGGACTCCGAGTCCGTATCAGCAAGTTCTTCTAAAAATGAAGGGGATCTTTCTAGTGTTGATACAAACGGTAATGGACAGGTGACTATCGCAGAAGCAAAAGCAGCAGGCTTCAGTATGCCAATAACGAGTGATCATTGGCTATACCAATATATGGATGATCGTGATGGAGACGGTATGGTAGGTGAGTAGTCTCCTAGAACTTTGGAAATACGAAAGAATTATGAGGATTTCCCCACGCTGTTTTAAACGTGTAAAAGGCTATAATTCGAGATAATGAAATGAAGATACACATTCCCTAAATAACGCTGCAATACGTTATTTTGACTTTCTAGGGGGTGAATAAATTGAAAGGGGGTGATTTCTTTGTTGCTCTACCATGGACTACATAAGACATTTGCTGACTTTGAAAATGTTTATCGTTATCGATTGGATTGGTCAAACGGTATAATAATTGAAACAAATAAAGAATTAGAAAAGGGTCAAGTGATTATTATAAAGGATGTTAATAAATATGCAATTCTAGTCGATGACATTTGGGAAGGGACAAATGGCGAAATGATATTTTCTTATAGGACTGCTGAAGATGTGATTGTTAGAGCGAGATTCCCTGGAGAACTTAGGTCTTTATAGATAGTTGACCTTAATATTATTTTCATGCTATCAAAACTGCATGTATTGATCCGTAGACACCTTGATTAATACATAATCAAGACGTCATATAAAATGGGCAAGTAAGGGTGGTATTAATGGATAAAAATAGCTTTCAGTCAAAGAGCAGAATAGATTTTTTAGAACTCGTATCCATTAATGGGTACGAGTTTCTTATTGTTCCATTAAATATAGTCAATAGTGAATGTAAGACACCATCAGGAATGAATATATACGTTGGAAGAAGATTTAACTAAGTGAACTTTACAGAGTGATATCAGTCAGTGTCTGAGGTTATTCTATAGCATTAAAACAAAGAGGAGGATATACGGTGTGACAGATAATAATAAGGATTCTCAAAAACCGTTTAAAACAGAAAAAGTAAATAATCCGGGTCGAAAATACGCTCATTTAGATAAGTGGATAAAACTTACAGGTGAGATGGCTAGAGCCCAAGCTGAGGCGAAAGGAAGATACGAAGTTTATATTAAGAATGGACAGTGGGTAAAAGAATACCCTAATGGGGAAATCATTCCCTTTTCAGAAGAGGAAAATGATTGAACTGCCTATTTTGCCTGTCTGGATCTTTAATCTTTAATTTAATTTAAACCGATTAGCTTCACAATAATAAGTAAGTAGGATGTTATGGTCGTTTCAATAACTTGTCAAAACTTCCTTGTAACTGCTGATACTCTTTTTCCTTATCATTTTGTTGATAACTCTCTAAATTCATTAAGAATTTTTGATTTAACTCTTTACTGTTACTATAACTTTTGCATAGGTCTCTTTTCAATTCTTGGCTGATAGTCATTCTACATCCTCCTGATTGTAACTCAGAACATTATTAAACGAATTCATGAACTACATAAGAATAGTATGATTATTTATCTTATAATCCTAGTATATAAACTTTTTGAGGGTGTGTAAAAGTGAAGAATTTACATTTCATGAGTATTTTAACATTAATGGTCAACACTTCTCTAAAACTAGATAGCTATTTTCAGATATGGGTGTTGATACTTTTCCATCAAAAAACCGTGATTTAGTAGGGATCTAGCTTACAGGGTATCAACACATTTAGAAAGTTGTAAAAGTGTTGAGTGTTCCTTAAAAAATAGTCTGGTAGTGGTATTTATTTAAGCAATGACTAGCATGAAAAGTAAAACCATCCAAGATTTAGACTCTAAATACAACTGTTGAAGGTTGGAACTATAACTGATAGAAGGGGTGAAGAGCATCTATATATCATAATAGATTATAAAAAGGAATTAATTCTAATTTTATGTGTCAACCGGTGCTTAGTGATGAATCTAATTAGAACAAGTTGAGAAGTTGACAAATATGTAATTAAAAACAGGATGACCGAACCATAACCCTATACATTTATTAAAGTAGATAAGCTAATTGTAATCGTAGTAAAAAGCATTTCCTTGTAACTTAAGATTTAACAGAAGGAATTTGAAGGGCACCCGTTTTATACCTGTACGATACGATGGATTACAATAGGAAACCTATTCTGTGATAAAGAAGAATGAGGACTTAGTTAAGACAATACTTAATAGATTTGAAAATTACTATGTAAAAGATAAAAGGAAGGTGATGCGATATGACAGACCAAGAACTCACTAAAAGAAGGATGGATGAAGAGCAAGCATTAGGGTTTTTGCTCTTGGCTTGCAAGCAACTGGGTTACTCCTTAGATCAAGTTCAACAGATTCATTCCAGTATGAATTTACAATTTAATAAACACTCACCTGATGTTGCGAAAAAGGAAGAGGAAAAGTGGTTAAATTTTATTCGAAAAAGTCATCAACGTAACGATTGCAGTAGTATGAAAATTGATAGTACGAAAAAGAAATATAAAAGAGCAAACGTCAGAATCCCAAAAATATCGGAAAGTAATCGCTCGAGGAAACTCCGAGAGAAAAACGAAAGAATTGTAAGGGAATTAAACCGGATGGAATACGGACCGTTTGGATTATTCAAATTAATTAGAAAATGTAGGAGAGATAGGGAGTAAGAGTGATATGGGAGGTGATTAAGAAAGAAAAAAAGTAAGAAATTAAAAGAAAAAACCACCCCGAAACGCTCGTCCAAAAGCTGAAGGGTGATTTCTCTTTTAATTATTTAAGTGAGCGGCCTCTCACTTCGAGCAAGCTATATATGATTACTCCGTGATACTAGCACGGGGTTTTCTTATTCCTAATATAGCATGCCGCTATGAAAGATTTCAAATGTTCTATAACAAAAAGTGGCCTGGGTAACTTATTAAGTCAAAGTTACAATTGAAAATCCCGACCGAAGTTGCGGTTTATAACGGAGGATCAATCCAAAGTTTATGAAAAGTTGCAGTTTATAACGATGGAATTGCCCCAGTTTTGACTTTCGACAAATATTTTATAGACAATCCACAAATTAATAATACTTTTATTGACTTCTGGCAAAAAAGTTGCAGTTTATAACGATGGACTAATCCAAAGTTTATAAAAAGTTGCAAGATGTAGCGGAAGGAATTGTCCCGGTTTTGTCATTAGTCAAAACGTGGGATTATAAAATAGGAGAAAATGCAATTTATAACGGTGAATCAATCCAAAGTTTAATGAAAAACTGCAAAATATAGCGGAAGTGTTATCACCAGTTTTGCCATTAGTCAAAACAAAATATCGAATATCGCACTGGATTCTTAGGAAGCTATATTAGCCCTTGTAATTTTATCTTTTATACTCGTTTAAACATTTAATAATAAAATTTGAATATCACAAATCAGGATAACCGAATCATAACCCTATACAAGTAATGAAATAAAGGTAAGGTTTGTCATCAATAACATAAAACACTCTCCATGTACTGAAATAGTTATAGGGGGGTGATTAATTAACTATATGTCACGTCACAGTATAAGTCCTCTCATTTATAGCCCATAGTATTAAGTGCAAAAAAGTGACCCACTCATTTTTTGTTTCTGCCCCTGGCTTTTTACATATAAGAAGTAATCAATGACTTATTAAGGTTATTCTCCATAAAGTTAATCAAAAATGTAGAGTTCCGTTCAAGCAATTCAAATTCAGATAGAGATAATAGATGATGATGGGAAATTTTGTTTCTCAATGGATAAATCTGGCGAAGTTGAGTGTAAAATTTTGATGGTAAGTTTTTAAAGGCTTTGGGATAATTTCGAAAGTATGTTTCGTAGTCGCTAAATAGAAGATTTTCAAATGAC is a genomic window of Gracilibacillus salinarum containing:
- a CDS encoding PLP-dependent aminotransferase family protein: MHIEIQRNADISLTKQIYHSIRDHIRSDLLEEELQLPSVRELSKQLGVSLVTVVKAYQKLEQEGFITSVQGKGTFIRKRKMEETERKERTSSYDWQLSVQDYLPRSQFARFHQVPERIHLSSSMIDPGLLPNRYLEQEIHRMLSENQKVLSQYGVIQGDKALRQAMVEYLQKMDLPISPDNILVTSGSQQGIDLIARTFVGPGDVVVMEAPTYPGAIDVFRGRGATILTVPVDSDGMRVDLLQNLCDKYKPKIIYTVPTFHNPTGAIMPIKRRRQILEIAKSTQCLVIEDDPCSEIYFERKPPAPMKSLDKEGHVIYLKGLSKVLAPGCRIGILAASGSIFKRLLAAKANADLGSPLLTQKAITPFITSKRMIDHLKKLRTALRIRRDLVLEILSQHAPEGVTWFIPKGGLNVWITLPSWINTDHLLLEAKKEQITFLPGSACYPTEQENHHLRISFSYMNEQQLEQGVTTICNILQPAIDSKIKQENSPHF